TTGCCGACGAGCGTCGACAGCGCCTTCATGCTCATGTCTTCGCCGCGACGGGCCTCGTAGAGGCGGACTTCCGCGCGGAGCGAACTAATGAGCGACTGGGCGGCCGAGACGGACCCAGCGATGGTCAGTGCACCCGTCGGGTGAATCTCTTCGACCTTCTGGACGTCCTTCGACGAGACCATGTAGCCCATGCTCGCGCGCATGTCGGTCGCGAGGACGACGCCCTCGTCCGTTTTGATGCCGACGGTCGTCGTTCCAGTCTTCGTCTCTTTGTCACCGAGTGATTCGGCTCGACGCTCGGCGTGTGGGAACTCGCCGAGTTCGGGGCCGAACACGTTCGAGTGGTCGCCGTTGAGCGAATCGAGACGGCCGGAGAACTCGTCGTGAGTCGGGGTACGCATTGTCTGCGATTGCACTTCGGCGCTGATAAATGCAACCCTTCACCTCGCCGTTGCCGGTGTTGCGCTGTCTGACGCCTGTCATCGGCCGCGTCGCTCTTCGGAGGACGAGATTGTCAAAATGTGGCGTGTGACCCGGGTTAGCGGGCCGCAGCGCGTTCGTATGCGTTACCAGTCGTCTCGACGAGACGACGAATTGGGAGGGTCACGCCCATTCGGCGGGCAGCGAGTGCAATCGGCAGCAGCGCGATTCCGGTCGCGACTGACAGCTGATAGGCGGCGAATAGGACGTATTTCGTCAAGCGGTGGATCATTACCGTGTGTCCTCAGTTGGGGCTCGGGCGACCCCTGATTATAAAGCTTCTCACCTCGGCGAAAAGCCACCTCGCCGCTGTCTTGCGATTCAAGTACACTTGTACATTCTCCAACACGAGCGACTATTCCAGGTGGGTAGTGCGTGGCCAGTCTGGTGCATTCTCATAACTTATGGAGATAATATCGGTTGCATGCGCAGTAGGTGCGCGCTCGCGTCGGATTTTGAGAGTTTCGTCGGCAGGTGACTTCTACGTGAGAATTTCACACGGGTGGAACTCTCTCTCACCCGTCCGCGCGAACCACAAGACACGAAACCCCACGGGCGCGTAACGAATGTATGAGCAACTATCTCGTCGCGATGGAGGCGGCCTGGTTAGTTCGGGACGTCGAAGACATCGACGACGCCATTGGTGTCGCCGTCAGCGAGGCCGGAAAGCGCCTCAACGAAAAAGACAAAGAGTACGTCGAAGTCGAAGTCGGTGCGACGCCGTGTCCGGCCTGTGGCGAACCGTTCGACTCCGCGTTCATCGCGGCAAACACCGCACTCGTCGGTCTCCTCCTCGAGATCAAGATCTTCAACGCGGACGGCGAGAAACACGCCTCGCGAATCGCGAAGAGCGAAGTCGGTGGCGCACTCCGTGACGTTCCCCTCGACGTCATCGACATCATGGAGTTCGAGTCCGACGAAGACGCCTGAGCGACCAGAACCTTTTTTCATAACCGTGGGTTATCCCTCGGCATGGAACTCCCCACGCCGCAGGACCTACGGGAACGCCGCAAGTCACTGGAGTTGACCCAGAGTAAACTCGCCGATATGGCGGGTGTCTCGCAACCCCTCATCGCCCGTATCGAGGGCGGTGACGTCGACCCACGGCTTTCGACGCTCCGTCGAATCGTCGAAGCACTCGACGAAGCGGAGGGTCGCATCGTCCGCGCAGAAGACATCATGAACACGAAGGTTCGGAGCGTCGCGCCCGACAACTCCGTCCTCGAAGCACGCGACATGATGCTCGACGCCGGATTCTCGCAGCTGCCGGTCATCGAAAACGGCCGTCCGCTCGGCATCATCTCCAACGCGGACATTCGCCACGTCCAAGAAGACAACGTCGCAGAGCGCCCGGTCAACGAGGTCATGTCCGAGAGCATCACGACGGTCGAACCTGAGACGACGCTCGACGAAGTCGGTGTCTACCTCGACCACAACTCTGCGATTCTCGTCGTCGAGGGTGGCGAGACGGTCGGAATCATCACTGAAGCAGACATCGCCGCGCATATCTAACGTCGGCAGACGCGCTACTGGGGTGCTACTGACGGCAGACGCGCTGCCGGTGCGCTATCGACGACGGACGACGAGGGGAGTCGCTCCGTCCGGTTGGGTCGTCATCTCGGGTGTGATTCCGAGCGGTTCGTCTGTCCCCCACTCGAGTTCGAACTCGCGGAGGACCGTCGCGAGGACGAGTTTTGCCTCGGTGAGGGCGAACGCCCGGCCGAGACAACTCCGTGGACCGGCACCGAAGGGCAGATACGCGTACTTCGGTCGGTCACTGGCTTCGGTCCATCGCTCGGGACGGAACTCGAGTGGGTCGTCGTACCAGCGTTCGTCGCGGTGGAGACGGAGGACAGAGAGTTGCACGTCGGTCCCTGCAGGAATAGTACATTCACCGACCGAGAATGAACGCGTCGTCTCACGAGGAATCGTGTGTATGGGTGGGTACAGCCGAAGTGATTCTTTGATAATCCGTTCGAGGACGGCGAGGTCGTCTAGCGCACCTGCTGTCACTGGACCGTCTCCGACGACGCGGTCGACTTCGCGGGTCGCGCGGTCGTGAATGTCCGGGTTCGTCGCCAGTGCGTAGAACGTGAACGTGAGCGCAAGCGCTGTTGACTCGTGACCGGCGAAGATTATCCCAATGAGTTGGTCCTCCATCGACTCGATAGTTTCCGGATAGTCACTCCCGAGTGCAGTGGCAAGTTGTGCTGCGAGACTCCCTTTGTCCGCCGTCTCAACGAGGCTCTGTATCTCCTCGCGGAGAATATCCTTCGCCTTGTCGAAGCGGCGGCGGCTCGGTGTCGGAATCCAGTCGGGAAGCACCCACGACGACGGCGTGAACCGTTCGTTGAGGCTGTCTGCGGCGTGGCGTAATCGGTCGTCACCATCCAGTTCGAGTTCACGCCCGAGGATTGTCACGAAGATAATGTCCAGCGTGAGATTCTTCATCTCGGATTCGGCCGAAAGTGTTCCCTCGTCGGGCCACTCTGTGAGTCGGCGTTCGACTTGTTCGCGCATCTGCGGAACGTAGGCAGACACACGGTCCCAGCGGAAGAATGGGTCTAATTTGTCCCGTTGGCGGCGCCATTTGTCGCCTTCTGTTGCGAAGATACCGTCACCGAACGCTGCGTCGAACTCGTCTCCCTTCGAGACGGCGTCTCGGTTGGTCACCAGTGTTCGTTCGAAGTGGTCCGGATGTGCGAGAACGTATATCTCGTCCATACCCAGAATGTCGAGACCGACGGCGCCGTCGACGCCGTGGTCAGCCAAGAGGTCGTCGATGAACCCAAACGGGTCGGCCGCAAACTCGACGGTGTGTCCGAGAAACGGCAATCCGTCGGGTGTCGGCGGTCGTCGTGTCATAGCTCTTCTATGAAAAACCGCACTGAAGAATGGTTCGTCTCGCTACAGGTCGAGGCCGCGAATCGAGACACCTTCGCCCGGTTCGACGTGGCCGATGATGCGACCGTCTGTCGCCTCGACGAGTGCTTCGGCGTTGGCTTCGGGCACCGCAGCGACGAACCCAGTTCCCATGTTGAACGTCTTGTGCATCTCTTCGTCGGAGACGCCGCCTTTCTCCTGGATGAACTCGAACACCGGCTGTGGGTCGAACGCGTCTTCGACGACGTAGTGGAAGTCACCCATCCGTTCGAGGTTGGTCCAGCCACCGCCAGTGACGTGGGCCGCGGCGCGCGTCTCTGCGGCGCGCAGGTCGTCGAGGAGATACGTGTAGATTCGCGTGGGTTCGAGGAGGGCCTCACCGACCGTCTCGTAGTCGTCGCCCTCCCAGTCGTCGTCGTAGTCGCCATCGGACGTGGCGGCTTTGCGCGCGAGGGTGAGCCCGTTCGAGTGGATGCCCGACGACGGGAACCCGACGAGCACGTCGCCCGGTTCGGCCTCGCCCGGGAAGATTGCGTCTTTCTTGGCGAGTCCAGCGCAGGTCCCGGCGAGGTCGAGTCCGTTGATGACCTCGGGCATGACGGCCGTCTCGCCGCCGACGAGTTCGATGTCTGCTTCTTCGGCACCCGCTGCGAGGCCCTGTCCAACTTGTTCCGCGAACGTTTCGTCCGGCGCGTCGACTGCGAGGTAGTCCACGAACGCGACGGGGCGAACGCCTGCGGCGACGAGGTCGTTGGCGTTCATCGCGATGCAGTCGATGCCGACTGTCGAGTAATCGCTGAGTGCTTCGGCGACGAGGAGTTTCGTCCCGACGCCGTCGGTCGCGAGTCCGAGATAGCGGTCGCCGATATCGAGCAGACCGGCGTAGTCGCCCGACCCGCCGCCGACCTGTGCGACGAGCGCCGCGGTGGCGGCCTCACTCGCCTCGATATCGACACCAGCCTCGGCGTACGTCATCCCCTCGGAGTCGTCTTTCGTCATGTTCGTGTACGAGATAGGCCGAAATATAAAATCACAGGGTACGAGTGATGCACGAATTCGCATACATTTGCTGAGTCTGTCGTTCGTGAGGGCGGCAGTCGTCTCACCGGGTGTGAGTTCCAGATGTCTCGCTCGTCGCCGACAAACTCGCCCCGCACGTCGCCACCCAACTTGCCCCGCTCGTCCCCGCCCCAGCCTGTCCCGAACGTCGACCAGTTGGTTCCGCCGGACATTCCTGTAATTCGAACCTGTCACCGGTCGGTTTGTCCTGTCTGATGTGCCTGTCTCTCCCAATTCAGAGAAAAAGAACGAGAGGCGTTTATGAACTTTCTCGGCGTCTCTCACGAAGTTATAAAACGTTTCAAAACGGTCCTAACCGCGTTTTTTCGGTGGCTAAAGAGTGTGAAAACCATCCGAATTTACCCTAACGCTCGGCCCCTTATATGATGGTTCCAGCCGTATGGATGAATGACGATGTCCGGAATACCCTCCACCACCGACTCGATCGCCCTCGACTTCGCCTCCACTGTGGGCCGACTCGCGTTCGAACCGCTCGAAACTGTCGCCTTCTGGTCGGCAGTCGCCCTCCCAATCGCGTACCTCCCACTGCTCGCGAATGGTCTCTCCTCCGCTGACGTGCCCCTGTTCGTCGGCTTACTGGCCCTACACGCGGCTGCCCTGGTCCTCGGACGCGGTCACGGACAGAACTAACCGAGACACTCGTCACACCCACCACACGTCGACCACTCCCCTCGACCGGACTCGTCTCGGTGCCCCTCAATACGCCCGTCCCCTCCGGGCGTCGATTGGTCCCGTTCACCACCACAACCGAAACTGCAACGACATCGTCCCCCTCAACGACTGCAACGACATCTGTTCTCTGTGGTTCTCCATTGCTCTCTGCTGGTCTATCGACTCGTCGCCTGACCTCGTCTGCATGTACTAGCTGAACAAAAAAAGCGGGCTCGGCGAGCGGGGGTTCAGAACCCGACGAAGAGCAAGAGCCCCACTGTGAGGAGGATCGAGACAACGAGTACGACCGCGAAGACAGGCGTGCTCCACGCTTTGACCGTCCGGCCGTCGAGCGACGCGAACGGGAGCATGTTGAACGCCGCGAGGAACGCGTTGATGACGAGGCCGCGCGCGCCGACGAGTTCGAGCACGCCAGACCCGAGGACGACGCCTGCGACGAAGAGCGGCGCAAAGGCAAAGAGGAGCAGTAGGTTCGTCGCCGGCCCAGCGAGTGCGATAAGTCCGTGTTCACGCTCCGTGAGCATCCCGCGGTGGTATACGGCACCAGGTGCGGCGAAGATGAACCCCACAAGCGCGCTCATGATGGCGATACCGAGCATCCCGTAGTCGGCGCGGAACTCGGCGAGTTGTCCGAATCGAACGGCGACGACCTTGTGTGCGACTTCGTGGAGGAGGAAACCCACACCTGCGGTGAGCAGGCTCACGACGAGCGCGAGGCCAAACGACCCACCAAAGAGCATCGAGATGGCTCGCTGGCCGCCGCCGGCGAAGAAGATGGCGAACGCGACGCCGAGTGCGAGCCACGCGACCACGAGGTCACGAAGTTCGCGCGAGGAGAAGCTGATGTTCACGTGAGGGTCCTCCAGATGAGGTCGGCGCTGTTCGCTGCCCCATCGAGCATCAGGTTCGTGACGCCGGTGACGCCGCCGAGGTCAGCCGCGATGACCGGGAGGACGTAGGTGACGAAGAGGAAACTCGCGATGATACTCCCGATGTTCGTCATCGCCACGACCATGATGAGTTTGAACAGCGGCACGTCGAACAACTGTCCGATGAGGTCCGCAATCGGCGTCTCCTCGTCGGAGAGAATCTTGTTCAACTTCCCGATATCGCCGACGTTGACGGGCGTGTGGCGAAGTTCGACGTAGCCCGTGAACCAGCCGGGTGCGAGAAGCGGGTTGATGGAGGTCATCCACGCGACAGCACCGCCGACGAGTGCAGAGGTCCAGCGAGCGCCGGCGAGTTTGGCCAGTCCCGCGGCGAAGACGCCGTTGATGAGGAACCACGCGGCGAAGATGGTCAAGAGCCGCTCGTTGCCGACGCCTGCCATCGCGAGGAGGACGAAGAAGGCGACGAACACGGCGGTGATGCCGAATCCGACGACTTTGCCCCACGGGAAGCCATTCTTCTCTGCGACGCCGACGAGTGACTCCATCGGGGGGAGTGTCTGCGGGTTGTCGAGGTAGCCCTCGATGCCGGCTTTGTGTCCCGCGCCGACGACTGCGACGACGCTGCGACCCGACTCTCGGAGCGCGACGAGTTGGTGGGCGATGTAGGCGTCTCGTTCGTCGATGAGGGCTTCTGCTCCCCCCGGACTGAACCGGCGGAACTCTTCCATCATCGCCGACACCACGTCGCCGTCGGTGAGGTCAGCCATGTCGAACTCTTCGACATCGGTTCCCGCTGCTGGTGTGAACAGTCCGAGTGCGTTCAGTACCGTCCCCACGGCGACGCCGACTGCGACGCCAGCGAGCACACCGACGACGAGACTTCCGACGATGGTCGTCCCGAGTCCGCCGAGAATCGACGTGACGAGACCCGTTCCGTAGCCAAGTCCGAAGCCACCGATAAGTCCGACTGCTGCGCCGCCACCGAGGCCGGCGAGCAGGGCGTCGTCGCCGCTGAGCGAGAAGGACGCAATCGTGTACAGGAGGTACGACGCCACCGCGCCGACGACTGCCCCGGTGGCCACGCGAGTCAGGAAGAGGTCGGTGATTCCGACTGCGTCGCCGTAGAGGCCGACGAGCGGGCCGAGAAGGACCCCGACGGCGATACCGGCAATCGCACCGACACCGCGCGCGTCGGCGACGCCGAACGCGAGGTCACCGGCCATGCGCATCTTTTCGAGCGTTCCCATCCGCCGCCAGAAGCGCTGGATGGTCGTCTGGATATCACGGTCCACGAGCGCGACGTCGAGACCCTCTTCTTCTGCGGTCTCGACGGCTGCGAGCATGTCTGCACCGGGCTTTACGTCGAACTTTTCTCCCATCCGCGACTGGACGTACGAGAGCATCCAGTAGGCGATAAACTGGAAGACGGTGTTCCCGCGGAGGAGGTCGCGCGCTTCGATGTCGTCGGGCGTTCCACCCTTCAACTGTCGGTACCGACCCTCGTCGAGTTCGACCGCAACAACGTCTGGGCGTTCCGATTTGACGGTCTCTTCGACCTCTCGGACGCTGTCGGCCGAGACGTGGGCCGTCCCAACTACTCGGACGTGACCCTCGCCGGGCGACGAATCGTTCATCGCCGGGTTTACCGGCCCACGGTTTTTATCCGTGTCGGCATCTCCCACGAACTATGCAGGATTTCGATGCGCGGACCCCGACGTCCGCACACGAGACAGCACTCGAGTGTCTCCGAACCGGCGTCGAGGCCGTCCTCCCCGAACGTGTCGTCCGCGACTCAGTCTCTCTCGACGGCGATGCGCTCTCTATCGCAGATTCGACGTACGACCTCTCGGCGTACGACCGAATCCTCGTCGTCGGCGGTGGAAAAGCGGGCGACGGCGTCGCAGACGCCCTCGAAACGGTTCTCGGTGACCGAATCGATGCTGGAGCGGTCGTGACCCCGAACCCGGGCGACGGTGACAGAATCGAGCGCCTCCCCGGAGACCATCCCGTTCCTTCGGCGCGCGGCGTCGAGAGTACTCGCCGCCTCGTCGACCTCGTCTCTGACCTCGACGAGCGGACCCTCGTCCTCGTCGCCGTCACCGGTGGTGCGAGCGCGGTTCTCCCCGCCCCGGCAGACGGAATCTCGCTTTCGGACCTCCGAACGACCACGGACCAGTTGCTCGAAAGCGGTGCCGAGATTCACGACCTCAACGCGGTTCGCAAACACCTCTCGACACTCAAGGGCGGCGGCCTCGCACGACTCGCGTCGCCAGCGACGGTCGTTGGCCTCGTGCTCTCCGACGTCGTCGGAAACGACCTCGGCGTCATCGCGTCAGGACCAACGGCCCCCGACGAGACGACCTACGACGACGCGCTCGACGTCCTGGACAGATTCGACCTCGACGTCCCGAAGTCGGTCAGGACACGTCTCGCGCGCGGGTCTGCTGGCGACTTCCCGGAGACGCCGAAGCCCGGCGATTCCGCGTTCGACACCGTCGATAATCACATCCTCGCCGACACGTTCACCGCACTCGACGCGGCCCGGCGTGTCGCCAGCGACCGCGGATACCAACCACTCATTCTCTCCTCTCGCGTCCGCGGGGAAGCACGCGAGGCGGCGAAGACGCACGTCGCCGTCGCCGAAGAGGCTCTCGCTACCGGGAATCCGCTGGATACGCCCGCCGTGATTCTCTCGGGTGGAGAGTGCACTGTCACCGTTAGGGGCGACGGTTCGGGCGGTCCCAACCTCGAATTCTGCCTCGCGGCCGCGCCCGAACTCCCAGACGACGTGGTCCTCGCCAGCATCGACAGCGATGGTCTCGACGGCGGGACAGACGTGGCAGGTGCTATCGTCGACGCATCTTCGGTTGCCACCCGAGAGGTACACACTGCGCTGGCAGCGAACGACGCCCTGCCGGTGCTCGAAGACGCGAACGCGCTCATCGAGACGGGGCCAACCGGAACCAACGTCAACGACCTGCGGGTGCTGGTCGTCGGTTCGAGTGAGTAACTGGGACCAGACGAATTCCGTGACTGGCGGGACAACAAGTTTGTATCCTCCGGTGTAGTATCACATCGTATGGCAGGTTTGCTGCCCTCCGCTCCGGACACCTCCTCTGCAGACGAGGCATCGCCTCGGGTCATCGGCCTCGGCGACGACGAGGCATCTGACCTCCTCTCGGCGCTCTCGTCTACGACCGCCCGTCACATCCTCGCTGCGCTCCACGAGCAACCGACGAACGCCGCGGAACTCGCAGAGCGTGTCGAGACGTCCCTCCAGAACGTCCAGTACCACCTCCGAAAACTCGACGACGCCGGCCTCGTCGAAGTGGTCGACACCGTCTACTCCGAGAAGGGACGAGAGATGAAAGTGTACGCCCCCGCCGACCGACCACTCGTCGTCGTCGCGGCCACCGAAGAGACTCGTTCGGGTGTCGCGAGCATCCTGAGTAGTCTCCTCGGCGGTGTCGCCGTCTTGGGTCTCCTCGCGGCACTGGTCCAGTGGTTCGCGACACGCGGCCTCGGTGGAGTCTCAACGGTTGCAGAATCAGCCAGCGCTGACGCCGAAGCAGTGACTACCGCGGCCGTCGAAGCGGCGCCCGCAATCTCGCAAGGAATCCCGCCGGGTGTCGCGTTCTTCGCAGGTGGCCTCGTCATCCTGCTCGCCATCGCAATCATCCAGTTCTCTCGCCGCTGACGGCGGTCTACTTCCTCTTTACACCTTTTCCGTCTCGTACCGTGCCTCGACCAGTTAGTGGGGTAACTATTCGTACTCCCCGCAACTACTGAGTACCATGAAACACCGTGCCGTGGTCCGTGGTATCGGGGTCGGTGTCGGTGAGGACGGGTCGAACGTCCCTGCGGTTATCCTCGAGGCCCGCGACGAGTTCCTCCCGATTGTCATCACCTCGGACCAGGCCCAAGCAATCCAACTCGGTCTCACTGGCGAGCAGTTCGAGCGACCGTTGACGCACGATTTACTCGTCGAGATGGTGACGGAGTTCGGGGGAGCCATCGACAGCATCCGTATCGACGACATCTCGAACGGGACGTTCTACGCCAAAGTCGACGCCGAGCGCTACCAGCACGGTGAAGCCCAGACGTTCGTCTTCGACGCACGCCCGAGCGACGCGATCTCGCTCGCGATTCGCGTCGACTGCCCGATTCTCATCTCTGACCGTGTCCTCGACGCCGCAGGGCAACCTCCGGAGGCCTTCGACGCCGACTTCGACGAGTGACGCCGCCGGTCTCTCCGTCCTACGATTTCAAGCACCCTCGGTACGACGATTCTCGCATGAGCGAACGGACTGCCACCCTCGCAGAGTCGCAAACCGAGATGACCGAACTCCTTCTCCCGAACGACACCAACAACCTCGGACGCGCCCTCGGTGGCGTCGTACTCCACTGGATGGACATCTGCGGTGCGATTGCAGCGATGCGGTTTTGCAACCGCCAGTGCGTCACCGCCTCGATGGACCACGTCGACTTCATCGGTCCAATCGACCTCGGGGAAGTCGCAACCATGGACGCGTACGTGTTCAACGTCGGTCGCACGAGCATCGACGTGAAAGTCGACGTTCACGCGGAGAATCCGAAGACCGACGAGCGACGCAAGACGACCACGTCGTTCCTGACGTTCGTCGCGCTCGACGAGGACGGAACGCCGACGCCGGTTCCGCGCCTCGTCTGCGAGACTGACGAGGAAGAACAACTCCGTGCAGAGGCAGTCGCCGCCCGCGCCGACCAGTTGGAGTCCGTCATCGAACGGATGGAGCAGTAAGCTCTCGAATCGCCGAACCCTTATCCGGGAAGACGACGCACCCTCTTTCATGCTCGACGTGTCTGTTCCCGACCCGCCGTCTCTCCCGAAAGTCGACCCTAACCAGTACGAGGACGCGCAGGTGGCGGTCGACGCCGACTTCAAACGAACTGAACTCGAAGCGTTCCTGCACGAGGGCGCGTGGGCGGATGCGTTCGAGACGTGGGCCGCAGAGACGCCCGTGACCGAAGACCAGTGGCAGGTCGTCCTCGAACTCGACTTGCTCACGTACTTCGACTTCTTCTGGGACGACTTCGCCGACCGTGTCGGCTACCACGCGCCGGGAATCCCTGAAGACTGGAAGGAGCGACAGTTACACCCGAAACTGACCTCGTGGGGCCAAGTGTCGTCGATAAACGCTGGGCTCACCGAACTCGGTCAGGAAGTGTGCGACGTGCTCAAAGACGACTACATCGACTGGGAGTCGTCGTACGAAGCGCCGGACGACCTCCCGGACTTCGACTGAGCGCCGGAGGACCTTCGGGACACTGGTTTGCGACGGCAGAGACTCCGCTAGCTCTGCGGATGTACCGGCCGCCGCTGACCGGTGCGCGAGAGATATTTCCATCGTGGTGGAGCTGCAACGAACGCTGTCTCAGGGGCCACAGCGGGGCAGAAATCGGGGGACAACTGGCGGCATCAGGGTGAGATTTGGGAAAACCCTCATATCCTCAGTTTCGAACCCCTCTCTCGTCGCAATGACGAACATTAAGCGCCGCGACATGCTCCGAGGAGTCGGAGGTGTCGTTATCATCGGTGGACTGGCAGGATGCACAGGTGGAAACTCTGGTGGTGGAGACAGCACTGGAAACGAAACGACGACCGCGATGGACACGAACGAGACGACGTCGACGCCGACGCCGGAATCGGGAATGGCCATGGTCCGCGTTGCCCACCTCTCGCCTGACGCCCCCAATGTCGACGTATACGTCGATGGGTCGGTCGCCCTCTCGGACGTTCCGTTCGGTGCAGTGAGTGACTACCTCTCTGTACCCACCGGAACCCGCTCCGTGAAAGTCACGGCCGCCGGTGACGAATCGACTGTCGCCTTCGAGGGTGACGTCGAGGTCGAAGAAGCGACCTACACGGTCGCCGCCGTCGGCGAACTCGGTGAAGGAACGTTCCAGCCACTCATCCTGGAAGACGACGTGTCCATCCCGAGTGACGAGATGGCTCGGGTTCGTGTCGTCCACGCCTCGCCCGACGCCCCCGCAGTGGACATCACAACGGGTGGCCAGACCCTCTTCGACGGTGTCGAGTTCACCCAGTCCGGAACCGCAGAGGTCCCTGCTGACACGTACACCATCGAAGTACGGGGAGACACCGAGTCGAACGACGGTGACGCCGTCGCCGAGTTCGACGTCCAACTCGCCAGCGGGACAGTCTACACCATCTTCGCAGCTGGCTACCTCTCTCCGCCCGAGATGGACGAGGACGCCGAAGATGGCGAAGAGATGGTCGACAAGTCGTTCCGCCCAATCGTCACCATCGACGCCGGAGAGGGCGGCGGCGGCCTCTTAGATGTCTTCGTCCGCGCAGCACACCTCTCGCCTGACGCGCCCAACGTGGACGTGCTCGTCGACGGAACAGCAGTCCTCACGGACGTGCCGTTCGGTGCAGTGAGCGACTACCTCTCGCTCGCCGCTGGAATGTACCAGGTGACGATTCAGGCGACTGGAGACCCCGAAACCGTGGTCTTCGACGAAGAACTCGACCTCATGTCTGGCGCGTACACCGTCGCCGCCATCGGTGAACTCGCAGAGGGAGCAGCGAACCCCTTCGAAGTCGTCATTCTCGAAGACGACCGGTCGGCCCCCGCCGACGACATGGCCCGTATCCGTGTGTTCCACGCCTCGCCCGACGCGCCCGCTGTCGACGTGACGGTCAAATCGGCCGACCTCACGCTCGTCGACGGTGCCGCGTTCGGTGACACGGCGACCGTCGAAGTCGCCGCAGGCGAGTACACACTCGAAATCCGTGGCGACACCGAGTCGAACGACGGTGACGTCGTCGCTGAGTTCGACGTCGCCCCCGAAGGTGGTCGCGCGTACACCGCCATCGCTCAGGGCTACCTGGCACCCCCCGAAGACGCTTCGGACGACGTCGCCTTCGACCTTCAGGTCGTGGCCGACAACTAGGCCCTACGGCACTCTCTCCCCTCGTCTCGCCGTGTGAACCTCTCAACTGTCCGATGTACTTAGGTCGGTCTCTGACGTAATACGGTGAGATGGAGGGTGTCCTCTGGTACGTGCTCACTGGCACGCGCGGTGGTGCAAACCGAATCAGAATCCTCCGCGAACTCTCGGAACGCCCCCGGAACGCGAACCGGCTCGCGGAGGAGTTGCACCTCGACTACAAGACGGTTCGGCACCATCTCGACGTACTCGTCCAGAACGGCCTCCTCGAACACAGCGGAAATGGGTACGGCTCTGTGTACATCCCCTCGGGCCAGACCCGACAGCACTGGGATACGATCGAACAAATCATCGCACAAGTGAACGAATGAACCCCTCGACAGACAGTTTCACGATGCACC
The genomic region above belongs to Haloferax marinisediminis and contains:
- a CDS encoding bifunctional nuclease family protein, translating into MKHRAVVRGIGVGVGEDGSNVPAVILEARDEFLPIVITSDQAQAIQLGLTGEQFERPLTHDLLVEMVTEFGGAIDSIRIDDISNGTFYAKVDAERYQHGEAQTFVFDARPSDAISLAIRVDCPILISDRVLDAAGQPPEAFDADFDE
- a CDS encoding glycerate kinase type-2 family protein encodes the protein MQDFDARTPTSAHETALECLRTGVEAVLPERVVRDSVSLDGDALSIADSTYDLSAYDRILVVGGGKAGDGVADALETVLGDRIDAGAVVTPNPGDGDRIERLPGDHPVPSARGVESTRRLVDLVSDLDERTLVLVAVTGGASAVLPAPADGISLSDLRTTTDQLLESGAEIHDLNAVRKHLSTLKGGGLARLASPATVVGLVLSDVVGNDLGVIASGPTAPDETTYDDALDVLDRFDLDVPKSVRTRLARGSAGDFPETPKPGDSAFDTVDNHILADTFTALDAARRVASDRGYQPLILSSRVRGEAREAAKTHVAVAEEALATGNPLDTPAVILSGGECTVTVRGDGSGGPNLEFCLAAAPELPDDVVLASIDSDGLDGGTDVAGAIVDASSVATREVHTALAANDALPVLEDANALIETGPTGTNVNDLRVLVVGSSE
- a CDS encoding ArsR/SmtB family transcription factor gives rise to the protein MEGVLWYVLTGTRGGANRIRILRELSERPRNANRLAEELHLDYKTVRHHLDVLVQNGLLEHSGNGYGSVYIPSGQTRQHWDTIEQIIAQVNE
- a CDS encoding ArsR/SmtB family transcription factor, with the protein product MAGLLPSAPDTSSADEASPRVIGLGDDEASDLLSALSSTTARHILAALHEQPTNAAELAERVETSLQNVQYHLRKLDDAGLVEVVDTVYSEKGREMKVYAPADRPLVVVAATEETRSGVASILSSLLGGVAVLGLLAALVQWFATRGLGGVSTVAESASADAEAVTTAAVEAAPAISQGIPPGVAFFAGGLVILLAIAIIQFSRR
- a CDS encoding acyl-CoA thioesterase → MSERTATLAESQTEMTELLLPNDTNNLGRALGGVVLHWMDICGAIAAMRFCNRQCVTASMDHVDFIGPIDLGEVATMDAYVFNVGRTSIDVKVDVHAENPKTDERRKTTTSFLTFVALDEDGTPTPVPRLVCETDEEEQLRAEAVAARADQLESVIERMEQ
- a CDS encoding DUF4397 domain-containing protein, which codes for MTNIKRRDMLRGVGGVVIIGGLAGCTGGNSGGGDSTGNETTTAMDTNETTSTPTPESGMAMVRVAHLSPDAPNVDVYVDGSVALSDVPFGAVSDYLSVPTGTRSVKVTAAGDESTVAFEGDVEVEEATYTVAAVGELGEGTFQPLILEDDVSIPSDEMARVRVVHASPDAPAVDITTGGQTLFDGVEFTQSGTAEVPADTYTIEVRGDTESNDGDAVAEFDVQLASGTVYTIFAAGYLSPPEMDEDAEDGEEMVDKSFRPIVTIDAGEGGGGLLDVFVRAAHLSPDAPNVDVLVDGTAVLTDVPFGAVSDYLSLAAGMYQVTIQATGDPETVVFDEELDLMSGAYTVAAIGELAEGAANPFEVVILEDDRSAPADDMARIRVFHASPDAPAVDVTVKSADLTLVDGAAFGDTATVEVAAGEYTLEIRGDTESNDGDVVAEFDVAPEGGRAYTAIAQGYLAPPEDASDDVAFDLQVVADN